Proteins encoded together in one Dehalogenimonas sp. THU2 window:
- the metG gene encoding methionine--tRNA ligase — MTERILIGVAWPYANNRLHLGHVAGAYLPPDIFARYHRTRGDEVLMVSGSDQHGTPVTIRAEAEGKTPAEVAGYFHDKFVENWAALGITFDLYTTTGTPNHTAVVQDIFLTLLEKGYLYKETVSQPYCASCKRFLPDRYVEGVCPSCKTPGARGDQCDACGKPMNPADLIGACCKLCGTAPEFRETEHFFLRLSAFEQPLLEWVKEQQDHWRLNVQRFTRRYLEEGLHDRAITRDITWGIPVPLPGYDDKRIYVWFEAVIGYLSASKEWAQRSGDPEAWRRFWQEDCKSYYFIGKDNIPFHTIIWPAMLMGYGGLNLPYDVPSNEFLTIEAQKLSKSRNIAIWLDDFLSRYQPDALRYMLSANMPDTSDTDFSWREFVRRNNDELVATYGNLVNRVLSMLQKHFEGRVPEHGGLDERSLEIIGKTGATLQTMDELLYGCKFKEAIKTAMALAAEANRYLDEKSPWKSVKTDKPAAADALYTALTVISGLRTAFYPFLPFSSEKLHGFLGYDSTIQADGWKLRRPVPGSALNPPEALFIKLDETVVEEETARLGLM; from the coding sequence ATGACAGAACGCATCTTAATCGGCGTGGCCTGGCCTTACGCCAACAATCGCCTGCACCTGGGGCATGTCGCCGGGGCTTATCTGCCGCCGGATATTTTTGCCCGGTATCACCGCACCCGCGGCGATGAGGTGCTGATGGTTTCCGGTTCTGATCAGCACGGCACGCCGGTAACCATCCGGGCAGAGGCTGAGGGGAAAACCCCGGCGGAGGTGGCGGGCTATTTTCACGATAAGTTCGTCGAGAACTGGGCGGCGCTGGGCATCACCTTCGACCTTTACACCACCACCGGCACCCCCAACCATACGGCAGTGGTCCAGGATATCTTCCTCACCCTGCTGGAAAAGGGTTATCTCTACAAAGAAACTGTGTCGCAACCCTATTGCGCCAGTTGTAAACGCTTCCTGCCCGACCGCTACGTCGAGGGCGTCTGCCCGTCGTGTAAGACCCCCGGCGCCCGCGGCGACCAGTGCGACGCCTGCGGCAAGCCGATGAACCCGGCCGATCTGATCGGCGCCTGCTGCAAGCTCTGCGGCACCGCTCCGGAGTTCCGGGAAACGGAGCATTTCTTCCTGCGGTTGTCCGCCTTCGAGCAGCCCCTACTGGAGTGGGTTAAGGAGCAGCAGGATCACTGGCGGCTCAACGTGCAGCGCTTTACCCGGCGTTATTTGGAAGAAGGCCTGCATGACCGGGCTATCACCCGCGATATCACCTGGGGCATACCTGTGCCCTTGCCCGGTTATGACGATAAGCGCATTTATGTCTGGTTCGAGGCGGTCATCGGGTACCTTTCGGCCAGCAAGGAATGGGCGCAGCGGAGCGGTGATCCGGAGGCTTGGCGCCGGTTCTGGCAAGAAGACTGCAAGAGCTACTATTTCATCGGCAAGGACAATATTCCCTTCCACACCATCATCTGGCCGGCCATGCTCATGGGCTACGGCGGGCTGAACCTGCCTTACGACGTGCCCTCCAACGAGTTCCTGACCATAGAGGCGCAGAAGCTGTCCAAGAGCAGAAACATCGCCATCTGGCTGGACGACTTCCTGTCACGCTATCAGCCCGATGCCCTGCGCTACATGCTTTCAGCCAATATGCCGGACACCTCGGATACCGATTTTTCTTGGCGTGAGTTCGTGCGCCGCAATAACGACGAACTGGTGGCCACCTATGGCAACCTGGTCAACCGGGTGCTGTCCATGCTGCAAAAGCATTTCGAGGGACGAGTGCCGGAACACGGCGGCCTCGACGAGCGCAGCCTGGAAATCATCGGCAAGACCGGAGCGACGCTCCAAACGATGGATGAACTACTTTACGGCTGCAAGTTCAAAGAAGCCATCAAGACCGCCATGGCGCTGGCCGCCGAGGCTAACCGTTACCTGGACGAGAAGTCCCCTTGGAAATCGGTCAAGACGGATAAGCCGGCCGCCGCCGATGCGCTGTATACCGCCCTCACCGTCATCTCCGGCCTGCGTACCGCCTTCTACCCCTTCCTGCCCTTCAGCTCGGAGAAGCTGCACGGATTCCTGGGTTACGACAGCACCATTCAAGCCGACGGCTGGAAGCTGCGGCGCCCTGTGCCCGGCTCGGCATTGAACCCGCCGGAAGCGCTGTTCATCAAGCTGGATGAGACGGTGGTCGAGGAAGAAACGGCCCGTCTGGGACTAATGTAG
- a CDS encoding TIM barrel protein, with protein MLNFGTAGIPAGTKGKGDTVAGLRQVADLGLGGMEIEFVRGIYLKENTAPPVAYVAKKLGLKLSCHAPYYLNLNASDEIKQRQSGGVLHHAARIAALAGAGSIVFHAGYYLKDTPETAYGRIREQIEVVLEKLRDENIRITLRPELAGKVSQFGNLTELLRLSKELLGVVPAIDFAHLRAVTGRYNSYAEFAEVLNRIGDSLGAEALSDLHLHVSGIEYGKSGERRHLNLAETDYRYEELLQALIDVDAGGLLICESPNIEEDALLLQRTRWELAGGKQSPGR; from the coding sequence ATGCTTAATTTCGGCACCGCCGGCATACCCGCCGGCACCAAGGGCAAAGGCGATACCGTCGCCGGTCTCAGGCAGGTCGCTGATCTTGGTTTGGGCGGCATGGAGATAGAGTTTGTCCGCGGTATATATCTCAAGGAGAACACCGCGCCGCCGGTCGCTTATGTTGCTAAGAAGCTCGGACTCAAGCTCTCCTGTCACGCGCCGTATTATCTCAATCTCAACGCATCCGATGAGATCAAGCAACGGCAGTCGGGAGGCGTGCTGCATCACGCGGCGCGCATTGCCGCTCTTGCCGGCGCCGGAAGCATCGTATTTCACGCCGGTTACTATTTGAAAGACACGCCGGAAACGGCTTATGGCCGGATCAGAGAGCAAATCGAAGTGGTGCTGGAGAAACTCCGTGATGAAAACATCCGGATTACTCTGCGGCCGGAATTGGCTGGTAAGGTCAGCCAGTTCGGCAACCTGACCGAACTTCTGCGCTTGTCGAAGGAACTGCTGGGTGTGGTTCCGGCCATCGACTTCGCTCATCTGCGTGCCGTCACCGGCCGCTACAACAGTTACGCTGAATTCGCCGAGGTGTTGAACCGGATCGGCGACTCACTGGGCGCTGAGGCGCTGTCGGATCTCCATTTGCATGTGTCCGGCATCGAATACGGTAAGAGCGGTGAGCGGCGGCATCTCAACCTGGCTGAGACGGATTACCGCTATGAGGAGTTGTTGCAAGCTTTGATTGATGTCGATGCCGGCGGATTACTCATCTGTGAAAGCCCCAATATAGAGGAGGACGCGTTATTGTTGCAGCGTACCCGTTGGGAATTGGCGGGAGGGAAGCAGTCGCCTGGCCGGTAA
- the ndk gene encoding nucleoside-diphosphate kinase — translation MEKTLVLIKPDGVENGHACAILARLEATGVKLAATRMLKISRETAEAHYAVHKERPFFASVVSYITSGPVVAAVFQGEDAVIKVRKAMGATDPAKAEVGTIRKDFAESIERNAIHGSDSPETAQFEIGLYFKPEDIFSY, via the coding sequence ATGGAAAAGACACTGGTACTCATCAAACCCGACGGTGTAGAAAACGGTCATGCCTGCGCCATCCTGGCCCGGCTGGAAGCCACCGGCGTTAAACTGGCGGCGACGCGGATGCTGAAGATCTCCCGGGAAACCGCGGAAGCTCATTACGCCGTCCACAAAGAGAGGCCGTTCTTCGCCAGCGTGGTCAGTTACATCACCTCCGGCCCGGTGGTGGCGGCGGTCTTCCAGGGTGAGGATGCGGTGATCAAGGTGCGCAAGGCCATGGGCGCCACCGATCCGGCTAAAGCCGAAGTAGGCACCATCCGCAAGGATTTCGCCGAGAGCATCGAGCGCAACGCCATTCACGGATCGGATTCCCCGGAAACCGCGCAGTTTGAGATCGGGCTGTATTTCAAACCGGAAGACATCTTCTCTTATTAG
- the tsaB gene encoding tRNA (adenosine(37)-N6)-threonylcarbamoyltransferase complex dimerization subunit type 1 TsaB, whose product MTLILAIDAATAHAGLALLRDGEMVAEDAWLTHHNQTVELLPRLESLLLKSNLTIQNVDAIAVSRGPGSYNGVRVGIANAKGLAFALAKPLIGVGTLEAEAWRFRAASRPVWAILPLGHDYAVVMFEPVDGEWTKSLPEQAMTPDQLIAALPPGTLVAGELPERILELLRSSRSDIEIAVESPLNRAAALGQIGFERLQRGETDTAASLQALYLRRPQVTPPKTPRDTSGLPGRGVIWDMDGVIIDSAELHFRSWRDALGKRGIEMSREQFDATFGRRNDDIIAYVTGRPAIPEEVATIGNEKETAYRRMVVGQARAFPGVMELMRTLKESDFKQAVASSAPPENVALIVREMALEGLIDATVDASQVSKGKPDPEVFLKAAAGLGLEPESCLVIEDAVAGVEAAVRAGMAVIAVSNTHPKDKLAAADLVVASLEEVDASQILELINRKLQKGV is encoded by the coding sequence ATGACACTGATACTGGCTATCGACGCCGCCACGGCGCACGCCGGGCTGGCATTGCTTCGGGACGGTGAAATGGTCGCCGAAGACGCCTGGCTGACTCACCATAATCAGACGGTGGAACTGCTGCCTCGTTTGGAATCCCTGCTGCTTAAATCGAACTTGACGATTCAGAATGTCGATGCCATCGCCGTGAGCCGCGGACCGGGAAGCTACAACGGAGTACGGGTGGGCATCGCCAACGCCAAAGGCCTGGCTTTCGCTTTAGCCAAACCACTTATCGGCGTCGGTACCCTTGAGGCTGAGGCGTGGCGTTTCCGTGCTGCCAGCCGCCCGGTATGGGCTATCCTGCCATTGGGACATGATTATGCCGTCGTTATGTTTGAACCCGTTGACGGGGAGTGGACTAAGAGTCTACCGGAGCAGGCGATGACGCCCGATCAACTGATTGCGGCGTTGCCGCCGGGGACGCTGGTGGCTGGCGAACTGCCGGAGAGGATTCTTGAACTGTTGCGTTCTTCTCGTAGCGATATCGAAATCGCCGTCGAGAGCCCCTTGAACCGGGCGGCGGCGCTTGGGCAGATCGGATTCGAACGCCTGCAACGGGGTGAAACGGATACTGCCGCGTCCCTCCAGGCTTTGTACCTACGGCGGCCGCAGGTCACTCCTCCCAAAACGCCGCGGGATACCTCCGGGCTGCCCGGGCGCGGTGTTATCTGGGATATGGATGGTGTTATAATTGACTCCGCTGAATTACATTTCCGGTCATGGCGGGACGCACTGGGCAAACGCGGCATCGAGATGAGCCGGGAGCAATTCGACGCCACCTTCGGCCGCCGCAATGACGATATCATCGCCTACGTCACCGGCCGGCCGGCAATACCGGAAGAAGTCGCGACAATCGGCAATGAGAAAGAGACTGCGTACCGGCGGATGGTTGTGGGGCAGGCACGCGCTTTCCCCGGCGTCATGGAACTGATGCGCACCCTGAAGGAGAGCGATTTCAAACAGGCGGTGGCCTCATCGGCGCCGCCGGAGAATGTAGCTCTCATTGTCAGGGAGATGGCTCTTGAAGGGTTGATCGATGCCACCGTCGATGCATCCCAGGTGTCTAAGGGGAAACCCGATCCGGAAGTTTTTCTAAAGGCGGCGGCCGGGCTCGGGCTTGAGCCGGAATCTTGTCTGGTCATCGAGGACGCCGTGGCGGGAGTTGAAGCGGCGGTTCGTGCCGGCATGGCGGTCATCGCCGTCTCCAATACTCACCCGAAGGATAAACTGGCTGCGGCGGATCTGGTCGTCGCCTCTTTGGAAGAGGTGGACGCGTCTCAAATACTGGAACTGATAAATCGTAAATTACAAAAAGGAGTATAA
- the tsaE gene encoding tRNA (adenosine(37)-N6)-threonylcarbamoyltransferase complex ATPase subunit type 1 TsaE has translation MNSLTINANSPVSTRRIGEAVGKALGSGDVVLLAGPLGAGKTTLTQGLALGLGITESVMSPTFVLMRELKGRLPLYHLDLYRLENLPEISDLGLDDYFYGDGVTVVEWADRAGVLLPEEHLRVDLEYAGNRSRSLCFTARGERYEQLLTGLAARFEAKS, from the coding sequence ATGAACTCACTCACAATTAACGCGAATTCCCCCGTATCCACCCGTCGTATCGGAGAAGCCGTGGGCAAAGCCTTAGGCTCCGGCGACGTTGTGCTGCTCGCCGGACCACTGGGAGCGGGTAAAACGACATTGACCCAGGGTCTCGCCCTTGGATTGGGCATCACTGAAAGCGTGATGAGCCCCACGTTCGTCCTTATGCGTGAACTCAAGGGCAGGCTGCCGTTGTATCACCTGGACTTATACCGCTTGGAAAATCTGCCGGAGATCTCGGACCTGGGCCTGGATGATTATTTTTACGGTGACGGGGTCACGGTGGTGGAGTGGGCCGACCGCGCCGGGGTGCTGCTGCCGGAAGAACACCTGCGCGTTGACTTGGAGTATGCCGGCAACCGGTCCCGGAGCTTGTGTTTCACCGCTCGCGGCGAGCGTTACGAGCAATTGCTGACCGGCTTGGCTGCCCGGTTCGAGGCAAAATCATGA
- a CDS encoding polyprenyl synthetase family protein: MRLKDLYAPVVGDLGAVEANFNALFNQWREEFPELHDMLRHILAGGKILRPALTFMAGRCIDGNTHRILNMATANELLHISTLVHDDAIDRADTRRGRLTVNKLWGTEKAILLGDFLFARAGEFAAATDNLRVVKLFSHTLQVIAVGELRQARDVFSPEQSLEGYYQRIAGKTAELLKMSTESGAVLAGGTETQIQALTDFGYNLGLAFQIVDDILDFIGTEAELGKPVGSDLRQGTVTLPALLLMERYPDSNPVKDFLEGKNREADFTRAIDMIRHSDLIDESYRRAVIYSDRAIEALDTLPLSDCREALKELTAYLIRRRV, encoded by the coding sequence TTGAGACTAAAAGATCTGTATGCCCCGGTGGTCGGAGACCTTGGCGCCGTCGAGGCGAACTTCAATGCGCTATTCAACCAGTGGCGTGAGGAGTTCCCCGAACTCCACGACATGCTGCGCCATATCCTGGCGGGTGGCAAGATATTGCGCCCGGCACTGACCTTCATGGCTGGACGCTGTATCGACGGAAACACCCACCGTATCCTGAATATGGCCACAGCCAATGAACTGCTGCACATTTCAACGCTCGTCCACGACGACGCTATCGACCGCGCCGACACCCGCCGCGGCAGGCTGACCGTCAACAAGCTCTGGGGTACCGAGAAAGCGATCCTGCTGGGCGATTTTCTCTTTGCCCGCGCCGGTGAATTCGCCGCCGCCACCGACAATCTGCGGGTGGTAAAACTGTTCTCACACACACTCCAGGTGATTGCAGTGGGCGAACTGCGGCAGGCCCGCGATGTTTTCAGCCCGGAACAGAGCCTGGAAGGCTATTATCAGCGCATCGCCGGCAAGACGGCGGAACTTCTCAAGATGTCCACCGAGTCCGGGGCGGTGCTGGCGGGGGGTACCGAGACCCAGATCCAGGCGCTGACGGATTTCGGCTACAATCTCGGCCTGGCCTTCCAGATCGTCGATGATATCCTGGATTTCATAGGCACCGAGGCGGAACTGGGCAAACCGGTAGGCTCCGACCTGCGCCAGGGCACGGTGACCCTCCCCGCCCTTCTCCTGATGGAACGTTACCCGGATTCTAACCCGGTCAAGGATTTCCTGGAAGGCAAAAACCGCGAAGCTGACTTCACCCGCGCCATTGACATGATCCGCCACAGCGACCTTATCGACGAAAGTTACCGCCGCGCCGTGATCTATTCCGACAGGGCAATCGAAGCGCTGGACACCCTGCCGCTGAGTGACTGCCGTGAGGCACTGAAGGAACTTACCGCTTACCTGATCCGGCGGCGGGTGTAG
- the thiL gene encoding thiamine-phosphate kinase: MSEFELIDRIISEVNRVKPGDWPSLLSGIGDDTALIKFKGKYQLATVDCLVEDVHFKKEFLDWTSLGWKALAVNLSDIAAMGGKPKYALVSLALPSDVDTDNVVKLYRGMLELARESGTVIAGGNISRAAQLGVHVTVIGEAESKSKTLLRSKAKKGDLIAVTGRLGGAAAGLQALQGAFRPGKFDTDELTRAFWRPQPRLDVGQLLVKHGVKCAIDISDGLLADLGHILKASKVGAKVEVARIPVHPSAASSSEVDALEAALNGGEDYELLFTGKREIIEKVAADACCPVTVIGEIVRGTGKIELLDTLGCPLSVDPAGWRHF; the protein is encoded by the coding sequence TTGAGCGAATTCGAACTTATCGACCGGATCATTTCCGAGGTAAACCGGGTGAAACCGGGCGATTGGCCGTCGCTTCTTTCCGGTATCGGCGACGATACGGCGCTTATCAAGTTCAAGGGCAAGTACCAATTGGCTACTGTCGACTGTCTTGTCGAGGACGTTCATTTCAAAAAGGAATTCCTTGATTGGACGTCTCTGGGATGGAAGGCGCTGGCGGTGAACCTGTCCGATATCGCCGCCATGGGTGGTAAGCCGAAGTACGCTTTGGTATCGCTTGCTCTACCTTCTGATGTCGATACCGATAACGTGGTCAAACTTTACCGCGGCATGCTGGAACTAGCCAGGGAGTCCGGCACCGTTATCGCCGGGGGCAATATCAGCCGCGCCGCGCAGTTGGGCGTCCATGTGACGGTTATCGGCGAAGCGGAGTCGAAATCGAAAACGTTGCTGCGCTCGAAGGCCAAAAAGGGCGACCTTATCGCCGTGACGGGGCGGCTGGGTGGAGCGGCAGCGGGACTGCAAGCGCTCCAAGGTGCCTTCCGGCCGGGGAAGTTCGACACCGATGAACTGACGCGAGCTTTTTGGCGGCCGCAACCGAGGCTCGATGTCGGGCAACTGCTGGTTAAACACGGCGTTAAATGCGCCATAGATATCAGCGACGGGTTGCTTGCCGACCTGGGGCATATCCTCAAGGCCAGCAAGGTCGGAGCTAAGGTCGAGGTCGCCCGTATCCCGGTTCACCCATCGGCGGCATCGTCGAGCGAAGTCGACGCGTTGGAAGCGGCTCTTAACGGCGGAGAAGATTACGAACTTTTATTCACCGGAAAACGTGAAATTATCGAAAAAGTGGCTGCCGATGCCTGCTGTCCGGTAACGGTCATCGGCGAGATCGTCCGTGGCACGGGCAAGATTGAATTGCTCGATACCCTGGGTTGTCCGCTGTCGGTTGACCCCGCGGGATGGCGGCACTTTTAG
- a CDS encoding superinfection immunity protein, translating into MFGFFFASIFGIISFIISLVIYFLPTTIAIARKRRNTGAIFLLNLLLGWTFIGWVVALVWAVKK; encoded by the coding sequence ATCTTCGGGTTTTTCTTCGCCAGCATCTTTGGGATCATCTCATTCATCATCAGCCTGGTGATCTATTTCCTGCCCACAACTATCGCCATCGCTCGTAAACGCCGTAATACTGGCGCCATTTTCCTGCTGAATCTGCTCCTGGGCTGGACTTTCATCGGCTGGGTGGTTGCCCTGGTTTGGGCGGTCAAGAAGTAA
- the ftsH gene encoding ATP-dependent zinc metalloprotease FtsH: MKFNWKRTTIAYVIMLLVSIAIFALLLPNTQDQPLEVTQNDLITLSQNNQIEKIVVEEDKITATTTGGYPVAGDPPRDIFTFKEYLTSIYDIPGLDLTGVDVEIVGNTGFDWGAVLINIIPILFIGGIILFLFSQARGANSQAMQFGRSKAKMFNVDKPTTTFDNVAGVDEAKGEVQEIVEFLKSREKFQALGARIPKGVLLIGYPGTGKTLLARAIAGEAGVPFFSISGSEFVEMFVGVGASRVRDLFEQAKRNAPCIIFIDEIDAVGRQRGAGLGGGHDEREQTLNQILVEMDGFEATTTIIVIAATNRPDVLDPALLRPGRFDRRVVLDMPDLNGRHQILKIHAKGKPLAEDVNLESLAKQTIGFSGADLSNLMNEGAILAARGGKKVVEMIDLEESIDRVIAGPERKSRKVSPHEKEITAYHEAGHALVARLLPHADPVHKITIVARGMAGGYTKQLPAEDRYIATNSQFKTKIAISMGGRLAEEIMFDEMSTGASQDFKDATNIAKKMVTSYGMSEKLGPRTFGSKEEMVFLGKEIHEQRDYGEKTADLIDQEVEAIIQSAYQTAKTILIENKDRLRYIAEQLMAAETLEGETLERLFTEPVPPPTPKAETAEVENTPVAAVKTEAKAKAKTATKAADKPAGAGPAAPHVAPAT; this comes from the coding sequence ATGAAATTTAACTGGAAACGCACTACCATCGCCTATGTCATAATGCTGCTGGTCAGCATCGCCATTTTCGCACTATTGCTGCCTAATACCCAGGATCAACCTCTGGAGGTGACCCAGAATGATCTAATCACCCTGTCGCAGAACAACCAGATCGAGAAGATCGTGGTTGAAGAGGACAAGATCACCGCAACCACCACCGGCGGATATCCAGTGGCAGGTGACCCCCCCAGGGACATCTTTACCTTTAAGGAATACCTGACCTCCATCTATGACATACCCGGATTGGATCTTACAGGGGTCGATGTTGAGATAGTTGGCAACACCGGTTTTGACTGGGGCGCCGTGCTCATCAATATCATCCCCATCCTGTTCATAGGCGGCATTATCCTCTTCCTGTTCAGCCAGGCGCGCGGCGCCAATTCCCAGGCCATGCAGTTCGGCCGCTCCAAGGCCAAGATGTTCAACGTGGACAAGCCTACCACCACCTTCGATAACGTCGCCGGTGTGGATGAGGCCAAAGGTGAAGTCCAGGAGATCGTGGAGTTCCTGAAGTCTCGCGAGAAATTCCAGGCGCTGGGCGCCCGCATCCCCAAGGGCGTGTTGCTCATCGGCTACCCCGGCACCGGTAAAACGCTGCTGGCCCGCGCCATCGCCGGTGAGGCCGGCGTGCCATTCTTCTCAATTTCCGGGTCCGAGTTCGTGGAGATGTTCGTCGGCGTCGGCGCCTCCCGCGTCCGCGACCTATTCGAGCAGGCCAAGCGCAATGCCCCGTGCATCATCTTTATCGACGAGATCGATGCTGTCGGCCGACAGCGCGGCGCCGGTCTCGGCGGCGGCCATGACGAGCGGGAGCAGACTTTGAATCAGATACTGGTGGAGATGGACGGCTTTGAAGCCACCACTACCATCATCGTTATCGCCGCCACCAACCGCCCGGATGTCCTCGACCCGGCGCTGCTGCGCCCCGGCCGTTTCGACCGCCGCGTGGTCTTGGATATGCCGGACCTCAACGGCCGCCACCAGATATTGAAGATCCACGCCAAGGGCAAGCCTCTGGCCGAAGACGTCAACCTGGAATCCCTGGCCAAGCAAACCATCGGTTTCTCCGGCGCCGACCTGTCCAATCTGATGAACGAGGGCGCCATCCTGGCGGCTCGTGGCGGCAAGAAGGTCGTTGAGATGATCGACCTGGAAGAGTCGATCGACCGCGTGATCGCCGGGCCGGAGCGCAAGAGCCGCAAGGTCAGCCCGCACGAGAAAGAGATCACCGCCTATCACGAAGCCGGACACGCCCTGGTGGCGCGGCTCCTGCCCCACGCCGATCCGGTGCACAAGATCACCATCGTAGCCCGGGGCATGGCTGGCGGTTATACCAAGCAGTTACCGGCGGAAGACCGCTATATCGCCACCAACTCGCAGTTCAAGACCAAGATCGCCATCTCCATGGGCGGCCGTCTGGCCGAGGAAATCATGTTCGATGAGATGTCCACCGGCGCCTCCCAGGACTTCAAGGATGCCACCAACATCGCCAAGAAGATGGTCACTTCCTACGGTATGAGCGAAAAGCTCGGGCCGCGCACCTTCGGCAGCAAGGAAGAGATGGTCTTCCTGGGCAAAGAGATCCACGAGCAGCGCGACTACGGCGAAAAGACCGCCGACCTGATCGACCAGGAAGTAGAGGCCATCATCCAGTCCGCCTATCAGACGGCCAAGACCATTCTGATCGAGAACAAGGACCGGTTGCGCTACATCGCCGAACAGTTGATGGCCGCTGAAACCCTCGAGGGCGAGACGCTGGAGAGGCTCTTCACCGAACCGGTGCCGCCCCCCACACCCAAGGCTGAGACGGCCGAAGTTGAAAACACCCCTGTGGCCGCTGTTAAAACAGAAGCCAAAGCTAAAGCCAAGACCGCCACCAAGGCTGCCGACAAACCGGCTGGAGCCGGTCCGGCCGCCCCGCACGTAGCCCCGGCGACCTGA
- a CDS encoding diacylglycerol kinase family protein: MDERTILALVSKRASHFHPDVCRSLDSAFSGVGLTLQFHYIDENSGVAEEIDRALKSGCHTFLAVGGDGTVSLAAGHLHGKPHRLGIIPAGTANTLARILGIPMNIGRAIKLAATSQKTRSIDGMEVRGRLCLQNVSTGISSISLDGLDARQKAQAGMFSYVIGAARATWRIAPCDYKITIDGRDYAVNAVEIHVTNTGVLGVPQYHIHESSCIDDGSVEVLGITRWTPQKIADTVLDITLRRKKRAIQFIGGGSDIRIRSAHGLAVQGDGDIIGTTPVDITVRPRAVNFIVR; the protein is encoded by the coding sequence ATGGACGAGAGAACTATCCTCGCCCTGGTCTCTAAAAGAGCCAGTCACTTTCACCCGGATGTGTGCCGGAGTCTAGACTCGGCGTTTTCCGGTGTTGGATTGACTCTGCAATTCCACTATATCGATGAGAACTCCGGTGTTGCGGAGGAGATCGACCGTGCGTTGAAATCCGGCTGTCACACCTTTCTGGCCGTCGGCGGGGACGGTACCGTCAGCCTGGCGGCTGGCCATCTCCATGGCAAGCCGCATCGCCTCGGCATCATACCCGCCGGAACCGCCAATACCCTGGCGCGCATCCTGGGAATCCCCATGAATATCGGCAGGGCGATTAAGCTGGCCGCGACCTCCCAGAAGACCCGGTCGATCGACGGCATGGAGGTTCGGGGACGCTTATGCCTGCAAAATGTTTCTACAGGCATTTCTTCAATTTCCCTCGACGGCCTGGACGCCAGGCAGAAAGCCCAGGCGGGCATGTTCTCCTATGTTATCGGCGCAGCCCGCGCCACCTGGAGGATAGCGCCTTGCGATTATAAAATCACCATCGACGGCCGGGATTATGCCGTGAACGCCGTGGAGATTCATGTTACCAATACCGGCGTTCTGGGTGTGCCGCAATACCATATTCATGAATCTTCCTGCATCGATGACGGCAGTGTCGAAGTGCTGGGGATCACCCGCTGGACGCCTCAGAAAATCGCCGATACCGTGCTGGATATTACGTTGCGCAGGAAGAAACGCGCCATTCAATTCATCGGTGGAGGCAGCGACATCCGGATCAGGAGCGCCCATGGGCTTGCTGTGCAGGGTGACGGCGATATCATCGGCACTACGCCGGTCGATATCACGGTACGCCCGAGGGCGGTCAATTTCATTGTTCGCTGA